Proteins encoded by one window of Microcoleus sp. FACHB-68:
- a CDS encoding CHAT domain-containing protein, translating to MNSAIKSLNPLALGLFIAFYSFVPASSQPIQSANDGTGTVVTPNGNRLEINGGQRSGDGANLFHSFEKFGLDAGQIANFNSNPEILNILGRVVGGDASFINGLIQVTGGNSNLFLMNPAGIIFGPSASLNVPASFSATTATNIEFGSNRFNAIGTNNYPLLIGSPTAFNFSTLQPGAVINSGNLSVNQGQNLTLMGGTVVNTGQLSAPGGEIVLTAVPGEHRVRLSQTGMVLNLEIQPATTSEGSWTFPIANLPTLLTGYGGSHATGLTVNSDGTVQLTGSGLQVENGDVVVARWPNSQVSAQNATLSAHNNLTLIESQLQTAENLTLQAENTVRIRDSPANPFVAKAGNNLLIEGRESIDILALNHPNHPLTSGGNLSFVSNGVVSIDTHSKVGGSFSIRDFLGNPNHFRSLLGPVIFSEGDVTFGDYIGPSLWIEAKRSISTGNITINGIAPQISSEPLLVLKAGQTTLSNSATLTPGNSQTEAGTIFNSSTSDVLDGKIEVGKIVIDADSIGGLVFLEALDNIQTAGITSNGGGIFLYSKEGQITTTGTLDSTVAGGDSGEITLWGQTGITTGSLNASSSDGNGGKITVFSQSGTIDTRAGTVDTSSVSGDGGDIVMYVSDLTSASAATPTPAPTPTPAPTSTLAPAPAPSPTPTATLGFTPGLISGITPGLTPLLPEPNLTPIPAPTLPPMPAPMTAPSIITASLNTSSINGSGGEVTLYAGGGIDAGSITTAGVTGGNLSLRSTENAVDTRRGTFNTSGIINSGTINIQVKTDLITGNLNTSSLTGNGAKIQLYSSIGNIDSRTGTVNTSSVSGNAGEIFFNAVSGGITIADLNATSVNGNNGKIGLFATHNINLGNNGVAPRVAGGEIVGVSKQGEINTSAGTLDSTSSTSSSHPISLVANSDLTPGNIISNGGNINLVIMQNDGTSSTTGNIDTRAGTLNSSSETAPGGNVTLLIRGKFNSPSYIKGGDIFTGDIISGGGDIFLMSLWPPNSGSGISITGGDINTTGGTINSASNFGLSENITLVGDSTTVGNIISNTNNIDIINFLGGEVDNPSLMEKGIVFRGMLNSIYKHAMIVFSKFFEPSTKGNFAITAPEAGSLIAISAPQITQPDSPIYISIQESRTTNSGTNGADSTNSGSTNSGTTNLGTNSAGSPNSGNNTGTNNSGTNSADSTNSGNNTGTNNSGTNSADLTNSGTTNSETNSADSTNSGSTNSGTTSSGTNGAGSPHSGNNTGTTSSGTNSAGSPNSGNNTGTNNAGASKNGTVKPEVINPVTVNSGIIKPENPQQSLNSGNIKPAVSVSEPPKPVVNNLGESNSQNVQPIVSTSSNRPFITPQKSEVNSVNIKPDHTQSIVSKPVINTPRNQQGVSNTVTTNSVNVRPVHSNSGASTEVTTNPVSVEPVNSNLGASSPQLNNSVTSNLGNSINPKNNPNTANLGTTNLESLNTPSGTQLKISSSQLINPANQQGIVRTETNHSPVNENAPRLTILAQEAGTCLKQEQLLGEVQGVALKRTPDNYNQAIACYEKNLELARQLRDRSTEKYVLYNLGVASYALGNYTQAIDYHRQQLALTQSLQDSLGEGQALNGLGAVFGAIGDYEKAITYYQQTLKLAASNNAFELQGKILRNLGLAYYAQKNYPQAIEYQKQSLALTQQIKDQPGELRALSNLGRMYYTLTDYTKAIKYQKQSLGLAQAIQDRSGEALALENLGIAYYAIENFDQAISHHQQSLAIVRSLGERHAEARVLTNLGDALNQAKRPQEAIKNLIAAVEIWEYLRQDLGSDDLSKVLIFETQETTYSTLQEILVDNNQINSALEMTERGRARAFVELLAKSLSSQSIEPEFAQANIKEIQQIARSQNTTLVSYSIMKQVVGTQGTRQVQESELYIWVVKPSGEVAFRRQDLQSLNLTLNELVPESRISLGVRSRGEGETLTFLPGDFVKLKDDAPDWEPWQVVGISEATQSLELTQSSFAEGVTISRPIADVISKVESVRGSHPRLQKLHQILIEPIADLLPANPEDHVVFIPHGELFLVPFAALQDSEGNYLIEKHTILTAPAIQVLDLTNKQKQQLPTQTQPQALVVGNPKMPVVSTTPGQPAQPLAPLPNAEIEALEIARLLQTTALTGSIPTKALVVEKMQQSQIIHFATHGLLDEAQGLESAIALAPDSKDNGLLTASEILNLKLKAELIVLSACNTGRGRITGDGVIGLSRALISAGIPSAVVSLWTVPDAPTAFLMQEFYQQLQQNGDKAKALRSAMLKTIQQHPNPRDWAAFILIGQP from the coding sequence ATGAATTCAGCCATAAAATCTCTTAACCCGTTAGCTCTCGGTTTATTTATAGCATTTTACTCCTTTGTGCCGGCATCCTCACAACCGATCCAATCGGCAAACGATGGCACCGGCACAGTCGTCACCCCCAATGGCAACCGCCTTGAAATCAATGGGGGACAACGTTCTGGTGATGGAGCAAATTTATTTCACAGTTTTGAGAAATTTGGATTAGATGCCGGTCAAATCGCCAACTTTAACTCGAATCCTGAAATTCTCAATATTTTAGGCAGAGTTGTCGGAGGTGATGCCTCTTTTATTAACGGATTAATTCAAGTAACGGGGGGAAATTCTAACTTATTTTTGATGAACCCAGCCGGCATCATATTTGGCCCGAGTGCCAGCTTAAATGTCCCCGCATCCTTCAGTGCTACAACCGCGACAAATATCGAATTTGGTTCTAATAGATTCAATGCCATCGGGACAAATAACTACCCACTTCTCATCGGTTCTCCTACTGCGTTTAACTTTTCAACGCTGCAACCAGGCGCAGTCATTAATTCAGGAAATCTTAGCGTTAATCAAGGACAAAATTTAACATTAATGGGGGGAACCGTCGTCAATACCGGCCAACTTTCTGCGCCGGGAGGTGAGATTGTTCTAACCGCCGTGCCGGGGGAACATCGGGTGCGCCTTAGTCAAACCGGCATGGTGTTAAATTTAGAAATTCAACCCGCCACAACCTCGGAAGGAAGCTGGACATTCCCCATTGCTAATTTGCCAACGTTGTTAACAGGTTATGGCGGCAGTCATGCCACAGGATTAACAGTTAATTCTGATGGCACTGTTCAACTGACGGGTTCAGGTTTGCAGGTAGAAAATGGCGATGTTGTAGTGGCGCGTTGGCCGAATTCACAAGTATCTGCTCAAAATGCTACTTTATCGGCTCACAACAACCTAACTTTAATTGAAAGTCAATTGCAGACAGCCGAAAACTTGACACTGCAAGCAGAAAATACAGTACGCATTCGAGATAGTCCTGCAAATCCTTTTGTTGCCAAAGCTGGAAACAATCTGTTGATTGAAGGAAGAGAAAGTATTGATATTTTGGCACTTAACCACCCTAACCATCCTTTAACAAGCGGGGGGAATTTAAGTTTTGTTAGTAATGGCGTAGTTTCGATAGATACTCATTCTAAAGTCGGCGGCAGTTTTTCGATTCGTGACTTTTTAGGCAATCCTAATCATTTTAGAAGTCTTTTAGGTCCAGTTATTTTTTCTGAGGGGGATGTCACGTTTGGAGATTATATCGGCCCTTCTTTATGGATTGAAGCGAAACGCAGTATCTCAACAGGCAATATTACAATTAATGGCATTGCTCCACAGATTTCTAGTGAACCGCTGCTAGTGTTAAAAGCTGGTCAGACTACTTTATCAAATTCGGCGACCCTAACGCCTGGTAACTCCCAAACAGAAGCAGGAACTATTTTTAACTCCTCCACAAGCGATGTCTTAGACGGAAAAATTGAAGTTGGCAAGATTGTTATTGATGCCGATAGTATTGGTGGACTGGTATTTTTAGAGGCATTAGATAATATTCAAACAGCCGGCATAACTTCTAATGGAGGAGGAATTTTTCTTTATAGTAAAGAAGGCCAAATTACAACCACCGGCACACTAGACTCAACGGTTGCCGGTGGTGATAGCGGAGAGATAACGCTTTGGGGACAAACCGGCATCACAACCGGCTCACTGAATGCTTCTAGTAGCGACGGCAATGGCGGAAAAATAACGGTATTCAGCCAAAGTGGAACCATTGACACCCGTGCCGGCACAGTCGATACTTCGTCTGTGAGCGGAGATGGCGGGGATATTGTCATGTATGTGTCTGATTTGACGTCGGCATCCGCAGCAACGCCAACGCCGGCACCTACACCCACACCTGCGCCGACATCAACACTGGCACCCGCACCTGCACCGTCACCCACACCTACCGCAACACTAGGATTCACTCCTGGATTGATTTCTGGAATTACTCCTGGATTGACGCCACTTTTACCTGAACCCAACCTGACACCAATACCGGCACCAACGCTGCCACCAATGCCGGCACCCATGACAGCACCGAGCATTATTACTGCCAGCCTGAATACCTCTAGTATCAATGGGAGTGGTGGCGAGGTGACGCTTTATGCTGGGGGTGGTATTGATGCCGGCAGTATTACGACAGCCGGTGTAACGGGCGGTAATCTTAGTTTGAGGAGCACAGAAAACGCGGTAGACACCCGTCGCGGCACCTTTAATACTTCAGGAATTATTAATAGCGGCACGATTAATATACAAGTTAAAACTGATCTGATAACCGGAAACTTAAATACCTCTAGTTTAACAGGTAACGGAGCTAAAATACAGCTTTACAGCTCAATCGGTAATATTGATTCTCGCACTGGTACAGTGAACACTTCCTCCGTGAGTGGTAATGCAGGAGAGATATTCTTTAATGCGGTTAGCGGTGGCATAACAATTGCTGATTTAAATGCGACCAGTGTCAATGGAAACAACGGCAAAATCGGCCTTTTTGCAACTCATAACATTAACCTAGGAAATAATGGAGTTGCTCCTCGTGTTGCCGGTGGAGAAATTGTTGGAGTCAGTAAACAGGGTGAAATAAATACTAGCGCCGGCACTCTTGACTCAACATCCAGCACTAGCAGCAGTCATCCAATTAGCTTGGTTGCGAATTCTGACCTCACCCCCGGGAATATTATCTCCAACGGTGGAAATATTAACTTAGTTATAATGCAGAATGACGGGACATCATCAACCACTGGAAATATTGATACACGAGCAGGAACTTTAAATTCAAGTTCTGAGACTGCACCCGGAGGAAATGTAACCCTTCTTATTAGAGGTAAATTTAATTCACCTTCTTACATTAAAGGGGGAGACATTTTCACGGGTGATATTATTTCTGGAGGCGGCGATATTTTTCTTATGAGCCTTTGGCCTCCAAACTCTGGCAGCGGTATATCTATTACAGGCGGCGACATAAATACCACAGGTGGAACGATTAACTCAGCTTCTAACTTTGGGTTAAGCGAAAATATTACTCTCGTCGGAGATAGCACTACTGTTGGAAACATTATATCAAATACCAATAATATCGATATCATTAACTTTCTAGGGGGAGAAGTAGATAATCCTAGTCTTATGGAAAAAGGTATTGTTTTTAGAGGAATGCTAAACTCAATTTATAAGCATGCGATGATAGTTTTTTCTAAATTTTTTGAACCATCTACTAAAGGCAATTTTGCCATAACAGCCCCTGAAGCGGGCAGTCTTATAGCAATTTCTGCACCACAAATTACTCAACCAGACTCGCCTATTTATATTTCTATTCAAGAATCCCGAACAACTAACTCAGGAACGAATGGTGCCGACTCAACTAATTCTGGTAGCACTAATTCTGGAACAACCAACTTAGGAACGAATAGTGCTGGCTCACCCAATTCTGGAAATAATACCGGAACTAATAATTCTGGAACGAATAGTGCCGACTCGACCAATTCTGGAAATAATACCGGAACTAATAATTCTGGAACGAATAGTGCCGACTTGACTAATTCTGGAACAACCAACTCAGAAACAAATAGTGCCGACTCGACTAATTCTGGTAGCACTAATTCCGGAACAACTAGCTCAGGAACTAACGGTGCCGGCTCACCCCATTCTGGAAATAATACCGGAACAACTAGCTCAGGAACTAACAGTGCCGGCTCACCCAATTCTGGAAATAATACCGGAACCAATAATGCCGGTGCTTCTAAAAACGGAACAGTTAAGCCAGAAGTGATTAACCCTGTAACAGTTAACTCAGGAATTATTAAACCCGAAAATCCTCAGCAATCGCTTAATTCAGGAAACATAAAGCCGGCTGTTTCGGTTTCTGAGCCTCCTAAACCTGTAGTAAATAACTTAGGAGAGAGCAATTCACAGAATGTGCAGCCGATTGTGTCCACTTCATCTAATAGGCCCTTCATTACTCCCCAAAAATCAGAAGTTAATTCGGTTAACATTAAGCCTGACCATACACAAAGCATAGTCTCAAAACCAGTTATTAATACCCCTAGAAACCAACAAGGAGTTTCTAACACCGTTACTACGAACTCTGTCAATGTTAGACCTGTACATTCCAACTCAGGAGCTTCTACCGAAGTTACTACGAATCCTGTCAGTGTTGAACCTGTAAATTCTAATTTAGGAGCTTCTAGCCCCCAATTAAATAATTCTGTAACTTCTAACTTGGGCAATTCCATAAATCCAAAAAATAATCCTAACACTGCTAATCTTGGAACAACCAATCTTGAAAGTTTGAATACACCAAGTGGGACTCAACTCAAGATTTCCTCATCTCAGCTAATCAATCCGGCAAATCAGCAAGGCATTGTTAGAACCGAAACAAATCATTCTCCAGTCAATGAAAATGCACCACGTTTGACAATCTTGGCGCAAGAAGCAGGAACTTGTCTTAAGCAAGAGCAGTTACTGGGAGAAGTCCAAGGAGTGGCTCTAAAGCGCACGCCAGACAACTATAACCAAGCTATCGCCTGCTACGAAAAAAACTTAGAACTCGCCCGTCAATTGCGAGATCGTTCTACCGAAAAGTATGTGCTGTACAATCTTGGGGTTGCTTCCTACGCCTTGGGAAATTACACTCAAGCAATTGATTATCATCGGCAGCAACTAGCCTTAACACAATCTCTCCAAGATTCTCTAGGGGAAGGGCAAGCCTTAAATGGTTTGGGAGCCGTTTTCGGGGCAATTGGAGATTATGAAAAAGCAATTACTTACTATCAACAAACTTTAAAACTCGCTGCGTCGAATAACGCGTTTGAATTACAAGGAAAAATTTTAAGAAATCTAGGACTTGCTTACTACGCCCAGAAAAATTATCCGCAAGCGATTGAGTATCAAAAACAAAGTCTAGCACTCACTCAACAGATCAAAGACCAGCCAGGAGAATTACGCGCCCTGAGCAATTTAGGGCGAATGTACTACACTCTTACAGATTATACCAAAGCCATAAAATACCAAAAGCAAAGTTTAGGGCTTGCTCAGGCAATACAAGATAGAAGTGGCGAAGCGTTGGCATTAGAAAATCTAGGAATCGCTTATTATGCAATTGAAAATTTTGATCAAGCAATTTCCCATCATCAGCAGAGTTTAGCGATTGTTAGAAGCTTAGGGGAGCGCCATGCAGAAGCCCGTGTTTTAACGAATTTAGGGGATGCTCTCAATCAAGCAAAGCGACCTCAAGAAGCGATTAAAAATCTCATTGCTGCTGTCGAAATTTGGGAATATTTACGCCAAGATTTAGGCAGCGATGACCTCAGCAAAGTCCTGATTTTTGAAACTCAAGAAACTACCTACAGCACCTTGCAAGAAATTTTGGTGGACAACAATCAAATTAATAGCGCTCTCGAAATGACAGAAAGGGGACGGGCGCGGGCTTTTGTAGAATTACTGGCGAAGAGTTTGTCTTCTCAATCTATAGAACCTGAATTCGCTCAGGCGAATATAAAGGAAATTCAGCAGATTGCCCGATCTCAAAATACTACGTTGGTTTCCTACTCAATTATGAAGCAGGTTGTGGGTACGCAAGGAACTCGGCAAGTACAAGAGTCAGAACTTTATATTTGGGTGGTTAAACCTAGCGGTGAAGTTGCTTTTCGCCGGCAGGATCTTCAATCTTTAAATCTTACCCTCAATGAACTGGTTCCTGAAAGTAGAATTTCTCTAGGAGTTCGGAGTCGGGGTGAAGGTGAAACCCTCACATTTTTACCGGGTGATTTTGTTAAGCTCAAAGATGATGCACCCGACTGGGAACCGTGGCAAGTTGTCGGAATTAGTGAAGCCACTCAAAGCCTGGAATTAACTCAATCTTCTTTTGCAGAAGGTGTGACAATTTCTCGTCCTATTGCTGATGTCATCTCAAAAGTCGAATCGGTTCGGGGGTCTCATCCTCGATTACAAAAACTGCATCAAATTCTCATTGAACCCATTGCAGATTTATTGCCGGCAAACCCAGAAGATCACGTCGTGTTTATTCCTCACGGCGAATTGTTTTTAGTGCCATTTGCTGCATTGCAAGATAGTGAAGGCAACTATTTAATTGAGAAACACACGATTCTAACAGCGCCGGCAATTCAAGTTCTTGACTTAACCAACAAACAAAAACAGCAACTGCCAACCCAAACTCAACCTCAAGCATTAGTGGTTGGAAATCCTAAAATGCCGGTTGTGTCAACCACACCAGGACAGCCGGCGCAACCATTAGCGCCACTTCCCAATGCTGAAATAGAAGCTTTAGAAATTGCTCGATTATTACAAACAACTGCTTTAACCGGCTCTATTCCCACCAAAGCACTGGTTGTAGAAAAAATGCAGCAAAGTCAAATTATCCATTTCGCCACGCATGGATTACTTGATGAGGCACAAGGCTTAGAAAGTGCGATCGCTTTAGCACCTGATAGCAAAGATAATGGGTTGCTAACAGCTAGTGAAATTCTTAACTTAAAATTAAAAGCCGAATTAATTGTTCTCAGTGCCTGTAATACGGGACGAGGCAGAATTACGGGGGATGGAGTTATTGGCTTATCTCGTGCCTTAATTAGTGCCGGCATTCCCAGCGCTGTCGTCTCCTTGTGGACAGTGCCGGATGCGCCTACAGCATTTTTAATGCAGGAATTTTATCAGCAATTGCAGCAAAATGGAGACAAAGCAAAGGCGTTGCGAAGTGCAATGTTAAAGACAATCCAACAACACCCTAATCCTAGAGATTGGGCAGCTTTCATATTAATTGGTCAGCCTTAA
- a CDS encoding DUF928 domain-containing protein, which translates to MNLKNLQYQLLTLTCAFLWLLSTLSVRSLAQTSTFRPPSDGAPGRREDAGSRPGCPAPTGSFSALIPATNFGKTTAENPTFWLYTPYPSGSIEFILEDEISKEQVYKTTFQANNGPGIINYRLPETAPPLEIGKKYRWRFFFFCNSENQADFLSVNGVIVRDTLPPEVQSQLEKASPLERANLYGTKGFWYEMVTELATLHRAQSNNPEIATAWTDLLQHPTVRLEKMLSVPVVSCCTGD; encoded by the coding sequence ATGAATCTCAAAAATCTGCAATATCAGTTATTAACTCTAACCTGTGCGTTTCTATGGCTACTAAGCACCCTCAGCGTTCGTTCATTAGCACAAACCTCTACTTTCAGACCTCCCAGTGATGGCGCACCAGGCAGGCGCGAAGATGCCGGCAGTCGCCCTGGTTGTCCCGCACCTACCGGCTCTTTTTCCGCTTTAATCCCGGCGACTAATTTCGGAAAAACAACCGCAGAGAATCCGACATTTTGGCTATATACTCCCTATCCATCAGGGTCAATCGAATTTATATTAGAGGATGAAATTAGTAAAGAGCAGGTTTATAAAACCACATTTCAAGCGAATAATGGGCCAGGAATCATCAATTATCGTCTTCCAGAAACAGCACCGCCGCTAGAAATCGGTAAAAAATATCGTTGGCGGTTCTTTTTCTTCTGTAATTCAGAAAATCAGGCGGATTTTCTATCTGTGAATGGGGTAATTGTGCGTGATACTTTACCACCAGAGGTTCAAAGTCAATTAGAGAAGGCTTCACCCCTAGAACGGGCTAATTTATATGGGACTAAGGGTTTTTGGTATGAGATGGTGACTGAGCTAGCCACACTGCATCGCGCTCAATCCAATAATCCTGAAATCGCCACAGCTTGGACAGATTTATTACAGCATCCAACAGTACGTTTAGAGAAAATGCTTTCAGTGCCGGTGGTTTCTTGTTGTACAGGGGATTAA
- a CDS encoding CHASE2 domain-containing protein, with product MSKLVVLELDGNLESQGFRVTLEIGSDGETSQFPIKIKGGLPPNPNLARDLHFHWQENYRNLGNYTRIKTKKIIHKGSINKRLADCIDSAKLLRNHLKSWLKEEGFREIDNRLREELSRDETIRFLICSEDSNIQKLPWHKWDFFERYPKAEVALSPLESKSTQKFTGEIKTKACVSVLAILGHKEGIDIEKDLQLLKNLRNVNLTFLVEPEHQEINEQLWGECWDIIFFAGHSETQGETGRIYINPTDSLTIPELWYGLQKAIEGGLKLAIFNSCDGLGLARQLGDLHIPQMIVMRELIPDQIAQEFLKHFLKAFAGGQSLYLAVREARQRLHDDFEREFPCASWLPVICQQPAEIPPTWNQLLGNSESDLPSLPSANFPKINLSSPYSVKKQRTLAAIIFTDAVRFSTRMATNEEETLTLLNCDLALMTELCNRFEGKVLKSTGDGLLMYFSSATQATTCAIEIQTTLLNTASLPPAEKLLHRIGIHLGDVLFNDSNVMGNGVNIAARLQAEAEPGGILISQTVYEVVKNSLSLEVSDLGERQLKNIPNPIRVYQILQKQLSQDNNRKRKLTKILSINQYKPVFLAGIFVTILVMGMRGLGLFQTLELKAFDQLMRLRPDEGIDSRLLVVEATENDINQYGFPLPDATIAQVIEKLDAYQPRIIALDIFRNSLLEPGHAQLSRQFQYNNRLIAVCSAGEANNPKKPGIKPPPKLPESRLGFTDVVEDLDGILRRHLMFMQPYQDDPCVTNYALSTRVALDYLAAEGIKPQALSREKVKLGKVIFQDLEVNTGAYKKLDNGGFQILLNYRKNISTIVGISEILKNQVDPHLFKNKIILIGVTAPTAVDNFSSPYSAGKNHYERTPGVLIQAQMVSQILSAVLDQRPLLTVWNQWAEAFWIGGWAISAGVAICQINHLRYRVIAVVVTMGVLCGVCLGLLIQGFWVPVVPSLVAILATSGIIIWQARLLTNDFKH from the coding sequence ATGAGTAAGTTAGTGGTTTTAGAACTAGATGGCAACTTAGAAAGTCAAGGATTCCGAGTCACTTTGGAAATAGGATCTGATGGCGAAACCTCACAATTTCCAATCAAAATTAAAGGAGGATTACCGCCTAACCCTAACCTGGCTCGTGACTTGCACTTTCACTGGCAAGAAAATTACCGAAATTTAGGGAATTATACGAGAATTAAAACCAAGAAAATTATTCATAAAGGCTCGATTAATAAACGGCTCGCTGACTGTATTGACTCAGCAAAACTCTTGAGAAATCACCTAAAAAGTTGGCTAAAAGAAGAAGGATTTCGTGAAATTGATAACAGGCTGCGAGAAGAACTCAGCCGAGATGAAACAATCCGGTTTTTAATTTGCAGCGAAGATTCAAATATCCAGAAATTACCTTGGCATAAATGGGATTTTTTTGAACGTTATCCTAAAGCAGAAGTTGCACTGAGTCCTCTAGAATCAAAATCAACCCAAAAATTCACAGGTGAGATTAAAACTAAAGCCTGTGTTAGTGTTTTAGCTATTTTAGGTCATAAAGAGGGAATTGATATTGAGAAAGATCTGCAATTATTAAAGAATTTACGCAATGTTAATTTAACGTTTTTGGTTGAACCCGAACATCAGGAAATTAACGAGCAACTTTGGGGAGAGTGTTGGGATATTATTTTTTTCGCCGGCCATAGCGAAACGCAAGGAGAAACCGGACGAATTTATATTAATCCAACGGATAGTTTAACGATTCCAGAACTTTGGTATGGGTTGCAAAAAGCAATTGAAGGCGGCTTAAAACTGGCAATTTTTAACTCTTGTGATGGGTTGGGACTGGCAAGACAACTCGGCGACTTGCATATTCCGCAAATGATTGTGATGCGGGAGTTAATTCCTGACCAAATTGCTCAAGAATTTTTAAAACATTTCTTAAAGGCATTTGCCGGCGGACAGTCGTTGTATTTAGCAGTGCGAGAAGCGCGGCAGCGTTTGCATGATGATTTTGAGCGTGAATTTCCTTGTGCAAGTTGGCTGCCGGTGATTTGTCAGCAGCCGGCTGAAATCCCGCCTACTTGGAATCAGTTATTAGGAAACTCAGAAAGTGATTTACCAAGCTTACCATCAGCTAATTTTCCTAAAATTAATCTATCTTCACCTTACTCTGTAAAAAAACAGCGCACCTTAGCAGCTATTATCTTTACAGATGCGGTTCGTTTTAGTACGCGAATGGCAACCAATGAAGAAGAAACCCTCACTTTATTGAACTGCGATCTCGCATTGATGACTGAATTGTGTAATCGCTTTGAGGGAAAAGTTCTCAAATCAACAGGTGATGGTTTGTTAATGTATTTTTCCAGCGCCACTCAAGCAACCACCTGTGCGATTGAAATTCAAACAACTCTTTTAAATACTGCCAGTTTACCGCCGGCAGAAAAGCTATTGCATCGCATTGGCATTCATTTGGGAGATGTTCTTTTCAATGATAGCAATGTTATGGGTAATGGTGTTAACATTGCGGCGCGACTGCAAGCGGAAGCAGAACCCGGTGGAATTTTAATATCTCAGACGGTTTATGAAGTCGTTAAAAATAGCTTGTCTCTGGAAGTGTCTGACTTAGGAGAACGGCAGTTAAAAAATATTCCTAATCCAATTCGGGTTTACCAGATTTTACAGAAGCAGTTAAGCCAAGACAATAATCGAAAGCGAAAATTAACCAAAATTCTATCGATAAATCAGTATAAACCTGTCTTTTTGGCTGGCATTTTTGTGACAATTTTAGTCATGGGAATGAGAGGCTTGGGGTTATTCCAAACCTTGGAACTTAAAGCGTTTGACCAATTAATGCGATTACGTCCTGACGAAGGAATAGATTCGCGTTTGCTAGTGGTTGAAGCAACTGAGAATGATATAAACCAATATGGGTTTCCGCTGCCTGATGCTACCATTGCACAGGTTATTGAGAAATTAGACGCATATCAACCCCGAATAATTGCTTTAGATATCTTTCGGAATAGTCTTCTAGAACCGGGTCACGCGCAGTTAAGCCGGCAGTTTCAATATAATAATCGGTTGATTGCGGTATGTAGTGCCGGCGAAGCAAACAATCCCAAGAAACCAGGTATTAAACCGCCACCTAAACTTCCGGAATCTCGTTTGGGTTTTACCGATGTTGTGGAGGATTTAGACGGAATTTTACGCCGACATTTAATGTTTATGCAGCCTTATCAAGATGATCCTTGTGTTACCAATTATGCGTTAAGCACAAGAGTTGCTCTGGATTATCTCGCAGCGGAAGGCATAAAACCGCAAGCTCTTTCAAGAGAAAAAGTTAAGCTTGGCAAAGTAATTTTTCAAGATTTGGAAGTAAATACAGGCGCTTATAAAAAATTAGACAATGGCGGATTTCAAATTTTACTTAATTATCGAAAAAATATATCAACAATAGTGGGAATTTCAGAAATATTGAAAAATCAAGTTGATCCTCATTTATTCAAGAATAAAATTATTTTAATTGGAGTCACAGCGCCGACTGCCGTTGATAATTTTTCCAGTCCGTATAGTGCCGGCAAAAACCACTATGAAAGAACACCAGGAGTTCTGATTCAAGCCCAAATGGTGAGCCAAATTCTTAGTGCTGTTTTGGATCAGCGACCGCTTTTAACTGTTTGGAATCAGTGGGCCGAAGCTTTCTGGATTGGGGGATGGGCGATAAGCGCAGGCGTTGCTATTTGTCAAATAAACCACCTTCGTTATCGGGTTATTGCTGTAGTAGTAACAATGGGGGTATTATGCGGAGTTTGTTTAGGTTTGTTAATCCAAGGTTTTTGGGTGCCGGTTGTTCCATCACTTGTTGCGATTCTGGCTACGTCAGGAATTATTATATGGCAAGCACGACTTTTAACCAACGATTTTAAACACTAA